In Danio aesculapii chromosome 17, fDanAes4.1, whole genome shotgun sequence, the sequence CAAAAGGGTAATATAAATCTGTTCATCGTATTAAGCGTACtgcaaaaaaatctgttattttaagtttttttctggcagctggggtgccggggtaaaaaagtaaatcaacggccgttaaattacagacatttaccgttaaataacaaatttaccagaaattttaatttaaggaaattttggtaatttagcatctgttattttacagtaaatgtctgtaatttaacagccgttatttcaccccagctgctgaaaaaaagaaagtaaaaataacagacttcTTTTACAGTGCGATTATATCTTTCTAAATCTAAATTCCAAAATGGAATCCAAAGATAAACAAATTTTGAATCAGTTTGGAATGAGTGAATTGGTAAATGGTgaacaaatgttatttttggtgtgaactaacactttaatcaTATAATAATTCTGAACTACAAAAAATCATATGGTGGGTTCCACTTAAAAGGAATTGGTCACCCAAAAATAAtggcaatttattttttacattaatttactgACATGAAACATAAACTATAATATTTTAGATACCAACATTCTttacaatattttcttttgttttctgcaGAGGATAGAATGTCATTAAGATTTATAATAACAGGCTCattaacaaaactaaaaaatgtaaacagtgttagCTATTCTTTTGACGAGAAAAAAAGCATGCATCCTTGAACTCAGCTTTTTAATTTCAATGCAAGCCACGTATAAGAATCTTCACGATCGGTCTATAAGCAATAGGGAGCAGGAATGTTCTGCTGGTTTGTTGGCAGTCCGTGTTGGTTGTTTTGAGTTTTGTAAACAAGGAGAGATGCAACCTGTGGCTCAGATTAACTCATCAGGGGGTCAGGCCTGGGAAAGAGAACTCCAGCCAGGCTAATCTCCCTCCCTGACGGAACACTGACATAAATACAACACTACCAGCAGTGCTGCAAATCTGAGAATGCATCACAGTTTACCATTCACAATATTAAAATGAACACAGGGTTTTCTACTTTTCCTTTTCCCATGAAAATCTAGATGACATGATGCCAGGAcgctgctatgtggttgctaagatatTCTGGGTATTTGCTTAGCTTATCAAGAAccattaattactattactaaatTTATAAGTTATTCCACACACTGAGCTTTGGAATTTATGTGTAATCATAAAAATCAAAAGTGTAATCCTATAGTGTATCACGTATATAACAtaagcttttgttttatttattactatacaTTAATCAGGTTTTTGCAAGAAAGTTTAATATATCAAGAACAGCCATGCGTAATTGAAATATAATAGTTACATAGTGAGATAAAGTAACAATTACTTAATATGTTTTTCACTCTTAAGGTTTCCATAAACTCTCAAGTAAACAATGCACTAAAACTCTGAAGAAAATCCAAAATGGCTAATCTGTCTAAACCATTTGCAGTGCTCTATACACGTGACTAACAGCACGGATGCGTTGGCATCATGTCAAGATGGGAGGAAGGTTGGCCTGGGCAAAATAACAGACCAAGGATCAAACTAACAGACAAACTAAGGATCACTGAACAATTAGATGAAAGCAGCTTGGCAGGCATTGGTCAAATTGCTCGCTCGCCAATAACGGGCATCTGAAGGGgcaaaaaatgcatgtaaaatctAAAAGCATTCTTAGGATTCCTACGTTCTCTAACACTGAATATGAAAATCACATTTTCACTCACTTTTCTCAGACTAAAACAACACAACAGAAAGCCACATCTTTAATGATGTGCTTCCAGCTGACACTATTAGCACAAGTAACGGCCATTTTTCTGCTACAACTACTGTATGTGCTGCACTAGAGCTGTGCTTGTCATCAATCACATGGCAAGTACTGGTGTGAACAGAGAACCTACTGttagggccctatcatagacCCAGcgtaataaggcgcaagacatgtttccatgacgtgttgctagtttcagaccagcgcaatccTAATTTTAAAAGGAAAAGGAACTAAAATAGCTCAATTGACCATcttaaagcaggtctaaagtccagtgcagattGGTttgttctcaaaacacacctgcaactcattaagagaataagctcaaccctgttaaaccatgcGCCGCAGCGaattttcccatccttaaaatagcaaaagtggattcggacacgcccttaatgcttttgcgcccagCACTTCATACTTTGCGCCAagaccgttaaaatagagtcTTTAGTCTTTAATGAATTTTACTAATGGAATACTGTTTGCTGCTGAGTGAATATAGCTAATACTTACTTTTATTTTCACTAAAATTTGCATATTATGAAATGTAACCACCTCCTTTTGCACTAAAGCATTATGATTTTAAAGTAGAATTTAGACCTTGCAAAGAATCATATTGAATTGCATGTTAGCATTTAAATTCCTATAATTCAATTCATAGCACTCTTCTGAATATATGTGGTGGGTGTATACATACAATGCTCAGCACAAGtgtgtacaccccattttgaaaatgaatatatttacccatttctcagtgaatataggtacaccgtaaaagtatatatatatatatatatatatatatatatatatatatatatatatatatgtctaatGTGAAATGTCTATATATGTCTAGgctgtctaatgtgaaacattgcgatggacttAACTATTTGTAGCCTTTCgattcaactacctgacccgcatggtctttgtttttcccataaccaaaccataaatatttaatttacacacaaatgactacctgtcaatcaattttcaGCAGGACTCtgacatgaataggcagagtgatctgtgtcgttataatggtgctgacaaacttggttggttaaaaaaaggtgcacaaccaacaggaaccaaccaacagtatctgaggttttcgacAAAATgattaagtacaagcgtgaaagcgaacgattgaagcagtgtactgacgctgtgacacgttacctgatagattcaaaagactgaagagtcgttagatagagacaaaattaattaaatatcacatttaacaactatagtgagacgtgatccagcggtacatccttgataaactgtccgacgtgcactgctctcttggctgactgctggagctcagactcTGCAACGCATGACCGATTGTTTATGCgagtgtgtggtcatgtgatgtgagtTTTCAGAGGTACAGTGTGGAAAGGAGGCTTTTCAGAAAttctagatgaaacgccagtgttgacatggatcgttttcgttctaaaatgccatttttaacTAAGACGTATTCGTGTAAACaaggcctaagtgtgtattttttgcgagccttcaattttttttgttaaatcaaatGACCTTATCCAATCATTTCATCTTATATCAATAgagctgactaaaaatattaagttaaacattgtataacttagaaaaatgttgaaacctgattattaatctattaaaataagttttatttgttgtcatgactttttgtcttaTAATCTTTATCAGTGTAATATATTTTGGAGTATTTGaacataacagatttattaaacagatgtatttattaaaatgacattttagtcactgaacacctttagaaatagaaagaaaatacatttaaattcaagcaaaatattgcaaaaaaaattacaaactacaaaatttcaacttaattttatattttttgttgcttctcttaatttcctttttttccatATGTTTCCATAACATATACAACTGTTTTAACATAAATGCacaaactaatgtatatgcacgaataaaatactgtaaattatgttgtagaaaatattaatttgaaagatagatttgtgagcaCTGcatatttgcaaataaaaaacaactataAGGCCATATTGTTTCTGTATAACTTACTTAACCCTTGGAAGGTTTTGGAGATGCACACAGAAGTATTGGAACAAGTGTATCAAGGTACAGTAATAAAAAACCCATTACAGTTTGGAATATGGCCAAATAGCCAAATGTGACGCTATGACATCAGATAATTTGCTATCTGTCTATGCAAACCAAAGGTAAACACACAAAGTACATAACGTAATTGCACCTTCAGACACTAGTAAATGATACACACCCTCTCTAGGATCAGCGCTAGTCAAGACATTCATAATGAAAAAGTACTTTGTGTTAATCAAAGAATCAAAGAACAGTGATAATAGGAAATGTTTTTTGAACCTCAAACTACTGATGAATGAAGTAATGCTGATAAAAAACCATCAGGTAATAATTTATcaattttcacaatattatattttaaaccaaTAAATGCAAGATGAGCATAAaagattcagaaaaaaaacatttttaaaatctcaCTGACTGCAAACTTTTAAATAGTATATCAATTTTCACCACGATTGACTTTCTCAGCTGTTTGTAAGAATGAAATGCCTGTTATCTCAATGAAGTGTCTGATACTCTATTGACAGAACTGACAGCCTGTAGCAAACCCACAAGGCTAAGAGAGCATTAAATCCTCATTAGTTCTGACTTCACGAGTAAAGCAAGGCAGTAGCATCTGTTTGGTTAAGTTGTTTGGTAAAGTGTTCATTCTGTCACATTCAAAGTCCACAAGTCGTTGTATAATCTGGTCTTCTCTAGAAACTCCTATTCTCAATGAATGGTATTTCCCATCAGCATAAAAGAGTGAGAATCATTTTCTATATATAGACACCAGTGCACACAATCGCATACTTTTAAAGCTGCAAGTTCACTTCAAAAATCTGCAcaagattttttaaatgcacagtttGTTGGTCATTTATCAAATATGATCACTGAATCATACCAATaatagttcatcccaaaatgtatttaatttactcactatAAGACCATCCAAAATGTAGGTGGCTTTCAGCTGAAACTGGGGTCTTTAGTGGTTCATGAAATTCAAGTCAATGGcggtccaaaaaaacaaaaatataaatgagCAATAGAAATTAATACCTGTGGTTTCAGATGATACACAGAGGTCTAATATTATGAAATGATCCGTGCAAGAAACtgcacattatttacaacatttttaactTTCCACAGCTCTGGTAAACAGTCCTGGCAAAGTTGTGTTACTTCAAAAGACATCaatgtgtcatcaggagccacaggtatttattttgttttacctaGTGTGTTTTTGGAAGCCATGGTAGCTGCAAACATGCATTTAATAAATCACCAAACACTAAAAAGtgtctttaatgttctacttatGTAAAAACATTACCTAGGAGCTATTTTTGTGTGatccttttaaagggatagttcaccaaaaactgaaaattctgtcatttactcacctttcacttgtcaCTATCCTGTCTTGAGTtttaattttttctgttgaacacaacaaagttattttaaaaaatgttggaaacctgtaaccattgacttctgtagtatttgttgttgtttttactatggaagtcaatagttacaagttTCAAACAttactcaaaatatattttttgttcaacagaaaataaaaatttactcaaggTTTGAAAAAAATTGAGGGAGAATAAACCTAGCagacacaacgtcataagacattcatattaggttacatttaggTTGCCAACATCTcatcaatgttattttgacgtccaataacgatgtgaaatgacgttgatatttgcttgattttaggttgtgttagaaagtgaccaaaatgcaccGTCCAGACAACAtcataaaccaacgtcatattaacgtcaaatactgacatttatttgtcaggtatggcaaccaaaatccaacgtctgatggaCGTCAAAGTGGTAAAGTCCACAGAACGTCTAGCTGTAACATCATTTGACATTGATATTTAGTtctttttaggttgtgttggaaagtaaccttAATTCAATATCTGTccgacattggacattgatgttgacctgacgttgggttccgaggtcaacctgatttttatttccaaacaaaatgcaatgtcccacgacgttggggtacaacgtcaatctgacgtcatgttgacgtcctgtgcctgctaggAATAGtgagtggcggttcattctgctgtggcgacccctgattaataaagggactaagccgaaaagaaaatgaatgaatgaatgaatgaatgaatgaatgaatgaacgaatagtgagtaaatttatatttctgggtgaactatccctttaagacatatTGATTTTTTTACACCTTCAATTAAACAATTATGTTCCACTAATATCATTTTAAATTCTTgatttattgaataaatatttagctttttgtGCTTAAATCTACCTCATGTTCATTCTACCAAACCAACACTCCTGATGAGACACTCCAAATCCCATCTCCTCTGAGATGAACTGCTTCTTCAAGAAAACAGCTAAAACATGAAACTTTGAGAGTCTTTCCACCAAAACCCCTCAATCGAAAAGCCCAAACTCACCATTCAGCCCATTCGGGATGTTTCTAAGAAGATGGTTAGTCGATAAATCATCCATAGACCTTCTAATAGACGTGATCTTTCCCTCTGTGGGCTTGTGAATATGACTGTGGTGGTGATCAGGGCTTCCAGCACTGCCTGTACTAGATGTACTGCTTCCATCCCCAACATCCCTGACAGTGGCAGAACCTCCATTCAGATTGCTCAGACTCGACTGACTGTCTATGGAGCTTCTGGATCCGGCTCCGTTCCTCTCATCGTCCAACATAATGATGATCTCCTTGAGCTCCACGTTCTCCCTCATCACACTGTCCTGATTGCTCTCCAGCTCTTTCAGTTTTTGCTGAAACACGCCGACCTCCTTCCACATCACGCTGGCAGTGTATCTCCCAAACCTCTGCCATTCCCTGGACAGCTTCTTCCCTTTCTGCCGATCATCATCCAAGAAGCAGCAGAGTTCCCTGAGCTCCTGGTTGTCCTCTTGCAGCTTCTGGTTAACCTCCTTCAAGCTCCTTATTTCGTGCAGATGTACTTGCAGTCTCCGGTTGACGTCCTTCATCATGTTGCCGTGCTCCAGCATTAAGTTCATCTTTTCGCCGTCCACTTTTCGGAGTCTCCTCAGCAACTCCTCTTTGCTACATTTCTGCAGTTCCTCCTCCGACACCTTGCTTAAATCATCCCTCAAGACGTCTGTAATGTTTTTGGCCATAGTTCTGTCGTTAAAAAAGTGGTCTGGTGCGATAGATCAGGTCACTTATTAATCATTCCTTCGCGTAAACGGAACGAGAAATATCAAACTCATGATTAAAATTAATCCAGTTATCGAAAAGATGAAAGCAGAACTCCGCTACGAAGTACTCGCGTAACTGACCCCCTAAAAAGAAACAGTGAGAAACAGTGTTTGATATAATTTCCTCTTCTGTGGTTATTTCATATTTCTGTGAGCTGGAATCTCCTCTTTCTGATAGCGCTGAGCAGATGAATGGTGAGAAAATGCGCCCGTAGTTGCGCTTCAGCTCAACGCTCAGTGACGTCAACGTCGTCAGCGCTGCATTGCCTGCTGATATAATGGTCTTTACCTATAGGGGGCGCTTGACGGCTCAAAATTGAAcagttgaaattagaattattagcccccctgttgttttttatttatttttatttctgtttaacggagagaagttttttttacacatttctaaacataatagtttaaataactgatttctaataactgatttcttttatctttgccatgatgacagtaaataatattttactagatatttttcaagacacttctatacagcttaaagtgacatttaaaggcttaactaggttaattaggttaactaggcaggttagggtaattaggcaaggtattgtataacgatggtttgttctgtagactatgaaaaaattatagcttaaaggggctaataattttgaccttagaatggtttttaaaaaattaaaaactgcttttattctagcggaaaaaaaaaccaaataagactttctccagaagaaaaaatattatcagacatactgtgaaaaattccttgctctgttaaacattatttgggaaatattttaaaaaagaaaaaaaaaatcaaagagggttaattattctgacttcaactgtatataaaacattttacaattgtTAGAATAAATACAATCAAGTCAATTAAAAGGTTAAAACATAATagagtatatttaaatatacatgttctttataaaagtgctataaaactgaattgtataaaaaataacttaagaaaacaaataaacacgGATATAGGGAAATATTAGACAGACATGCACTAAAGTAgtgcttttaataataataataataataataataataataataataataataataataataataataataataataataatattaataataatataatgataataataaaaaaattatattaataataataataataataataataataataataataataataataataataataataataataataataataatattcattccactgtggcgacccctgcttaataaagggactaaggcgaaaataaaatgatgatgatgatgatgatgataataataataataataataataataataataatacttaagtTGAATTTCTGAAAAAAACACTAGTTTGACTTTTAAGAcacttttttatcattttttcataaaagctgaaacaaaaataatgatgatgattactagaacttctatgttaagctgctttgacacaatctacattgtaaaaaagctatatataaagatgaatgaaggttataataataataatactaatactaataataataataatactaatactaataataataataataataatcatcatttatAATAACTTTCTAAAATTGTACAGCATGAAAGAAAATATATTGgataatttttgaaaaatgttatataaaaagaattttattttttattttttacctgtATTTTCTGTTTACCCACAATTTATATTAtgcattgatttttttgtttgcttttagtTTTTCAATTTACATCCAAAGATGAAAACTATATATAGGATTTTATGCGATTTAGCATAAATATTTCTGAATATAATATTTAGCCATTAAACAAGGGGTGCCAAAAcattttcatatgaagggccaaaaaccaaatatcattgacattgggtcgaaggtaaatatactagactatattacattaaagttgccatgggtagtttcctaatttatttcacaatatttcaaaataagtagaaaacattacttcaaattattatctaatgcagtataactttttaaatgataacttacaTTTATAACATAGTGGAGTTCAATGTTGAATCAAGCAGAATCTTCCTTCCACTTGATTTGCTCACAATTTTTCTGCATTGTCGGGTAACAGTATGGTAAcggtatgtacatttaaacaaaatatgattaatacaatttaattaaaacattctccctctcttctcagatggcatggcaggccaaatcaaagtcAGCTTTGGCCCGCAgtccctagtttgggcatctctgcattaaacaccacaaaacaacacaTGAAATgcattaaatagaaaatatatttaaaattccaCTGGCTCTGTCACACTGTAATCTCAAAATCACACAGAAGGAATGCAGAATTTCACAATCTGATATTATTAATTCAAATAAGCTGACAATTATAGGACCCCTCACATTACACCACAGGCTCCtcacaacaaaaaatacaaactaatGGCTAGAATTTTAGATGTGTAATATAAGCCTACATATTATTTTCCAGTAGCTTTAAGCTAAATTGTGCATGTAAGATAAGGGCTCTGCCACCATGCATGTTGTACAACATAAAATAGGGACCCGGGGGCTTCTAATTGAAACATTAAATCGCCAGATAAGATTAAACAGATTAAaacgctttaaaaaaaaacacactattcGTTAGCAATGTCAGTGACACATTAAGTATAAAGCCAATAATGTGGTGGTATTTAAAGCTGTACCAAGTGCTTGATTACACCACTTGAGAGGTGTGAATGACAAATGATAGGGTTGAAAACAAGTAAAGAGAGGTAGGCATGTTTCAGCCAATAGGGAATCAGTAAAACTCAGCTCTCAAAGGCTGTTCATAATTTTCATGTGAACGCGGCTCTAAAAATAGGCGCCAAGCTTTCTGGGAGAATTCAAATGAGcttaattttgttaataataaagCTCTGCAATTTTTTGACctatatttatacaatgaagcaTTATGGCAGGAACATTCCGGTGGATACCAAAGACTAGAATAACACCAAATTGGCTATTCATGCGTTAATACATTCTGTAATGTGAATGAATGCGAGAAAATTTAAATATCAAATGATCTCACCCTTTTAAAAAGCAGATGCCCTTTTAATCTGCGTGGGTACTGAATTTACTCACTTCCTATGCTGTCGTGTGAACACATCGCCATCTAATGGCTGACTCGATGTGTCTGCAAATGCATTCATTAATCAGCTGGAAACACTCAGGGACGGCTGAATGAcccttacataaaaaataaaagctgcaACTGACCCAAAGATTGCAAAACCAATTCGAGAAAACCTGCTTTCAAAAAATGTAGGCTGTGAATTACAACACAGATTTGATTTAAACTGGGTTTACATAGTTCAGTTTAATTTGCATCATGCACACTGCACATATAATtacctgttttaaataatgactgttagtcatttaaagaatgaatgttttaaataatggcgtATACACAGAGCATTGTTGGTGtacaaaaaagaaacaattaaatatatCAAACAAACCTAATCCGGTTGCACTACACctgattttggtttaaaaaaaaaaagaaaacttgttAAAtgataatctgaaatattttatggcatacttcaaaaaataaaggtgatttagtattcaaaaatgttttattttgattatgttttaaaataaactggtCTTACACGTCATAtctttttagatttttcatagtatatgtattaattccggtacttttaccataaaccgacgtatcaaccatttggtagaggttgatattttagaaattgtgggatgtgttggaaaaaatgcattgagtgtgttaactagcaacattaggagttaaatATTGCAGCAAGCTCTCTgcaattccagcctgatctcacaagaaaacgtaagtattttatgttctgtcagtttagtgactaattcgaacaaatttgtacgagttcagtcgtacgaaattgtatgattttaaaaagcctaaacccaaccgtcattggggtatgagcaaatcgtactgaactgtatgaattagattgtacgaattcatacgactaagccactaaatcaaaaagttacgaattgccgttgtcacggattggtcaggctctcacgatccccactcacgaagatcaccatcacctgacttctaatgagcacacagctgcatcacattcacgagcaccagataaaagcacagcactccagtcgctcattgtccgggctcgtctcgacgaaagcggacaactgagcgaccactcagcgtagtcatcctcagctaaaacaaacgctttacttacctgttctctttgtattcctcctagtcttcctggtccacccgaatcgtcctgtcttccagtccttccaagtctgtgtcatcctctgtcagctgtatctggtgtgtgctgtccatcctcgtgtattcctgttacccagccacggaggaaaagaccccaacatcattcctgatcctcctggctatccttcatgtgctccttgttgtcatttaataaacaccctaacgtttccttacctctgtctcctgtccgcttcataacagaagcccggaccaataacgacgacaacatgagcacccccgatcactttcaagagctggtggaccagttgaagcggattctacagccaccagctccactttccagcgcaccaccagcaccgagcacttccgcctccacagtttcttcttcggcccttccttccagtcccatggccgatgcggcggtagctgggaagctctcttggggcagaagacatcatgaaaggagctgtactccttaggaatgtggatagactgcttctcaggaggactctcgaccgatgttgtaaacaaagaaatggggttccgaccttgaagagggagatttggaaaacaggtaggtgtacatccagatccccatttctttatctctcctgtgccccaagagatgatgggatcgtgcttcaccagccacgggcgccctagaatgatgtccatatttgcaccctcc encodes:
- the ccdc85ca gene encoding coiled-coil domain-containing protein 85C-A, encoding MAKNITDVLRDDLSKVSEEELQKCSKEELLRRLRKVDGEKMNLMLEHGNMMKDVNRRLQVHLHEIRSLKEVNQKLQEDNQELRELCCFLDDDRQKGKKLSREWQRFGRYTASVMWKEVGVFQQKLKELESNQDSVMRENVELKEIIIMLDDERNGAGSRSSIDSQSSLSNLNGGSATVRDVGDGSSTSSTGSAGSPDHHHSHIHKPTEGKITSIRRSMDDLSTNHLLRNIPNGLNDSSSNYIRQLETKVRILEDDNKQLLSQQGNVGDLKMLRKGLSLYHSESQLSSLSQFQDTLQNGSIRMTGGDLAPAVTGYLPAAQKPEAVVHAMKVLEVHENLDRKIPEDYEEDLSEKEKAIVREMCNVVWRKLGDAAGTKPSIRQHLSGNQFKGPL